One Paenibacillus riograndensis SBR5 DNA segment encodes these proteins:
- a CDS encoding YceI family protein translates to MSNVNWEVDQDHSSVEFSVAHLMINRIKGVFGQFQANLSFDPNDLTTMGIQASIDANSITTRQPQRDEHLRSGDFLDAAKYPTIVFQTTGCIPAGERQYELEGNLTLHGVTKPVTFHTVFEGLNKDPRGRERAGFYSTASIKRNEFGLTFNSPLETGGMIVGNEVRIELYIEAVKIE, encoded by the coding sequence GTGAGCAATGTTAATTGGGAAGTGGATCAGGACCACAGCTCCGTCGAATTTTCGGTGGCGCATTTAATGATTAATCGAATCAAAGGCGTATTCGGGCAATTTCAAGCAAACTTGAGCTTTGACCCCAATGATCTAACAACGATGGGTATACAGGCGTCCATAGATGCCAATAGTATCACAACCCGCCAGCCGCAGCGGGATGAGCACCTGAGGAGCGGCGACTTCCTGGATGCAGCCAAGTATCCAACCATTGTGTTTCAAACCACCGGCTGCATCCCTGCTGGTGAACGGCAATATGAACTTGAAGGCAATTTGACGCTGCATGGAGTAACGAAGCCGGTCACTTTTCATACCGTTTTTGAAGGACTTAACAAAGATCCTCGTGGCCGGGAACGTGCAGGATTTTATTCAACAGCTAGTATTAAACGCAATGAATTTGGTTTGACCTTTAACTCGCCGCTGGAAACTGGCGGGATGATCGTCGGAAATGAGGTGAGGATTGAGCTTTATATCGAGGCAGTAAAAATAGAATAA
- a CDS encoding leucine-rich repeat domain-containing protein — MNKLTFLAVEGNQITDLSPVSGLSALKKLVIDNNKIKSLVPLKNLNKLTDLLASNNQVEDLSPVQKLKLEWLMLRRSRLSNSWRTMAS, encoded by the coding sequence TTGAACAAGTTAACGTTTTTAGCTGTTGAGGGGAACCAGATTACTGATCTTTCACCGGTTTCCGGGCTAAGCGCTCTAAAGAAACTGGTTATCGACAATAACAAGATAAAAAGTCTAGTACCGTTAAAAAATCTAAATAAACTGACCGATCTTCTTGCCAGTAACAATCAGGTGGAGGATCTGAGTCCGGTTCAGAAATTGAAGTTAGAATGGCTTATGCTGAGGCGGAGCAGGTTATCCAACAGCTGGAGAACAATGGCGTCATAG
- a CDS encoding TetR/AcrR family transcriptional regulator: MSKKTDLRILRTKQSIRTAFIALIQEKGYEAITIQDIADRAMINRNTFYLHYENKPDLLNTYMDELLGELKNAVVLCPISMNPYSISVLKTVMQTILEHISHNTSFYYAMLIEENRIYQFRTKMENIIKDKLNEGWNPAAGNSPLAISKELLLEYLVSSFMGIIIWWVKNDLPLPAGEVSSQFSRIVVYGHLKAAGITFEE, from the coding sequence ATGAGCAAAAAAACCGATTTAAGGATACTCCGGACTAAACAATCGATTCGAACGGCGTTTATTGCGCTTATTCAGGAAAAAGGATATGAAGCGATAACGATCCAGGATATTGCCGATCGGGCTATGATCAATCGAAACACTTTTTATCTCCACTACGAAAACAAACCTGACTTATTAAATACATATATGGATGAGCTGTTGGGCGAATTAAAAAATGCAGTCGTCCTTTGTCCAATCAGCATGAATCCTTACAGTATTTCTGTACTCAAGACAGTCATGCAAACGATACTGGAACACATTTCGCACAACACCTCTTTTTACTATGCCATGTTAATTGAAGAGAATAGAATCTATCAGTTCCGGACGAAAATGGAGAATATCATTAAAGATAAACTAAATGAGGGGTGGAATCCTGCAGCGGGAAATTCCCCTTTAGCGATATCTAAGGAATTGCTGCTCGAATACCTCGTATCGTCTTTCATGGGGATTATCATTTGGTGGGTTAAAAACGATCTGCCTCTTCCTGCGGGTGAAGTTTCATCTCAGTTCAGTAGAATCGTTGTCTACGGGCATTTGAAAGCTGCCGGCATTACCTTCGAGGAATAG
- a CDS encoding sugar ABC transporter substrate-binding protein: MNKQVAQQLNIWHEFDGKGDTSIEVLEQLCRAYTSKSGVSVIPEVMNITVLTARLQQIKAGGAGPHMALVPADMAGYAEGAMYSEIPEKFWSMSGLPDVDIRSSMQSNGRQYGIPILKGNHLVLYYNPEIYPEAPASWEAIEQQAEALLAKGIVPVAADLADPYCFIPFLTAFGGWPLKEGNPDLASFEMDAALRFVQRQIAHKVLGSFHGPTELLDRFIAGEIGAIICGEWIYNYLDLQMRDRLLVGPLPSINGNPAASMSSSIGLVFPQHSLESEQADELLSFAAYLLNESSQLEWAERVQRIPVHSRVLDNIKAAASPARAKLITCLENARNMPIEPVMRNIWDAMAVGLQHLADEDAARIMRLMNEHVNSSLIQQTL; the protein is encoded by the coding sequence ATGAACAAACAAGTTGCACAGCAGCTGAATATCTGGCATGAATTCGATGGGAAGGGAGATACATCCATAGAGGTGCTGGAGCAGCTCTGCCGTGCTTACACCTCTAAATCCGGAGTTTCCGTTATTCCCGAGGTCATGAATATCACCGTACTGACCGCCCGCCTGCAGCAGATAAAAGCCGGCGGGGCGGGTCCGCACATGGCACTGGTTCCGGCTGATATGGCCGGTTACGCGGAAGGCGCCATGTATTCAGAGATTCCTGAGAAATTCTGGTCAATGTCCGGCCTCCCCGATGTGGATATCCGTAGCTCCATGCAGTCCAACGGCCGGCAGTACGGTATTCCTATTCTAAAAGGCAATCATCTGGTTCTATATTACAATCCGGAGATCTACCCCGAGGCTCCCGCTTCCTGGGAGGCGATTGAACAACAGGCCGAAGCGTTATTGGCTAAAGGAATTGTTCCGGTCGCTGCCGATCTGGCGGACCCGTATTGCTTCATTCCGTTTCTGACCGCATTTGGAGGCTGGCCGCTGAAGGAGGGGAATCCCGATCTGGCGTCTTTTGAAATGGATGCGGCTCTGCGGTTCGTTCAGCGGCAAATAGCCCACAAGGTGCTCGGCAGTTTTCATGGTCCAACTGAACTCCTGGACCGTTTTATCGCCGGAGAGATTGGGGCGATCATTTGCGGGGAATGGATTTACAATTATTTGGACCTTCAAATGAGAGACAGATTGCTTGTAGGTCCGCTGCCGTCGATTAATGGCAATCCGGCGGCCTCGATGTCTTCATCCATCGGTCTGGTCTTTCCGCAGCATTCGCTGGAATCGGAGCAGGCGGACGAGCTTCTGTCTTTCGCGGCGTATTTGCTGAATGAAAGCAGCCAGCTGGAATGGGCCGAGCGGGTGCAGCGGATTCCTGTGCATTCCCGTGTATTGGATAACATCAAGGCAGCCGCCTCACCGGCCAGGGCTAAACTAATTACCTGCCTTGAAAATGCGCGTAACATGCCCATTGAGCCGGTTATGCGGAATATCTGGGATGCCATGGCTGTTGGCCTGCAACATTTAGCAGATGAAGATGCCGCGAGAATCATGAGGTTAATGAATGAGCATGTGAACAGCAGCCTCATTCAACAAACTTTATAG
- a CDS encoding RibD family protein, with translation MKTTIFSQVSIDGKLTLGAGKSSKQLFSMFEEPDIKYIHQFRGLIDAIMVGKNTIQYDDPMLTNRYEENKNPLRIIPTTHMDISLDSHVLADDGRTLIVTTENGKNPEMINILKDRNKDVLICGKDKVDFVNLFRELEENYNVHSIMIEGGGFLNWNVLDQDLVDEIIIMQLPIIIGGGTNITLVDGTGYTDLNFVKKFKVVEVLPNKNYTLLRYQKAV, from the coding sequence ATGAAAACAACTATTTTTAGCCAAGTGTCAATCGACGGCAAGCTTACTTTGGGCGCGGGGAAGTCCAGCAAACAGTTGTTCAGTATGTTCGAGGAACCCGATATTAAATACATTCATCAATTCAGAGGTTTAATTGACGCTATCATGGTAGGTAAAAATACAATTCAATATGATGATCCGATGCTGACAAACCGGTATGAGGAGAATAAGAACCCGCTGCGGATTATCCCGACAACACATATGGATATTTCGTTGGACAGCCATGTCCTTGCTGACGACGGCCGGACGCTGATCGTTACCACCGAAAACGGCAAAAATCCTGAAATGATTAATATTTTAAAGGATAGGAATAAGGATGTGTTAATTTGCGGGAAGGACAAAGTGGATTTTGTGAATCTGTTCCGTGAATTGGAAGAGAACTATAACGTGCACAGCATTATGATCGAAGGCGGCGGATTTCTGAACTGGAATGTACTGGACCAGGATTTAGTTGATGAGATCATCATCATGCAGCTGCCGATTATTATCGGGGGCGGGACCAATATCACACTGGTTGACGGCACGGGATATACCGACCTGAATTTCGTGAAGAAATTCAAAGTTGTCGAAGTTCTCCCGAACAAAAACTATACACTGCTTCGTTATCAGAAGGCTGTCTAA
- a CDS encoding zinc-dependent alcohol dehydrogenase, translating into MKSENAECAESRKMPALVWNSQRLNLSEQDIPVITLATDVKVKIQMTGICGTDLAVITGKEPGVPGVIRGHEAVGTVIETGSNVTSLKAGDRVVVDPNHSCGKCRFCLQGKLHLCTGTDGQGMPIAGLNKNGTFAPWFVSEEKFLHKLPEQMSWEAALATEPLACVLHNFREGRVKTGDSVLILGSGPMGLLCQFVAKRMGCTTVSIEINAGRLAKAQQISDYACPPEELTAERVFRILGEKKFDFVIDTVGTQMEMAEQWVERGGTIIPFGINGRYQYTISPTYYTQHAVRLLGAGEYLNTFEDALQFAKDVPEVASLITRKYSLDQFETTIQELLGNSGNSAVSSEPPVLKSAFVF; encoded by the coding sequence ATGAAATCAGAAAATGCTGAATGTGCAGAATCGCGTAAGATGCCGGCGTTGGTATGGAATTCTCAGAGGCTGAATCTGTCCGAACAGGACATCCCGGTGATCACGCTTGCAACTGATGTCAAAGTGAAGATCCAGATGACGGGCATCTGCGGAACTGATCTGGCAGTCATCACAGGTAAGGAGCCTGGTGTTCCCGGAGTGATACGCGGTCATGAAGCCGTAGGTACTGTTATTGAAACCGGCAGCAATGTAACAAGCTTAAAAGCAGGCGACCGAGTCGTTGTTGATCCCAATCACAGCTGCGGCAAATGCAGGTTCTGCCTTCAAGGCAAACTGCATCTCTGCACAGGAACGGATGGACAAGGTATGCCGATTGCCGGGTTGAATAAAAATGGAACTTTTGCTCCATGGTTCGTTTCAGAAGAAAAATTTTTACACAAATTACCTGAGCAGATGAGCTGGGAAGCGGCATTGGCCACTGAACCCCTCGCCTGTGTTCTCCATAACTTCCGGGAAGGCAGAGTTAAGACAGGGGACTCGGTATTAATCCTTGGTTCCGGACCAATGGGGCTATTATGTCAATTTGTTGCTAAACGCATGGGATGCACCACTGTTTCTATAGAAATCAACGCAGGACGACTGGCAAAGGCGCAGCAAATCTCTGACTATGCCTGCCCGCCGGAGGAGCTGACCGCAGAGCGGGTGTTCCGCATTCTGGGGGAGAAGAAATTTGACTTCGTCATTGATACGGTGGGGACACAGATGGAGATGGCGGAGCAATGGGTGGAGCGCGGCGGTACGATCATTCCCTTCGGGATCAACGGGCGATACCAGTATACCATTTCCCCTACTTACTATACTCAGCACGCCGTGCGGCTGCTGGGGGCCGGTGAATATTTGAACACCTTTGAGGATGCCCTGCAGTTTGCAAAAGACGTTCCGGAGGTAGCTTCCCTGATCACACGCAAGTACAGTTTGGATCAATTCGAGACTACAATTCAGGAGCTGCTGGGGAACAGCGGGAATTCTGCGGTTTCTTCGGAGCCCCCCGTTTTGAAATCGGCATTTGTTTTTTGA
- a CDS encoding IS110 family RNA-guided transposase, producing the protein MDAIRERCAGLDIHQETVVVCLLSGPLEKKPKSVIETFGTTTRELLRLQEWLEQQGCTEIAMESTGVFWKPVWNILESTCTITLANPQRIRNMPGKKTDVKDAEWIAKLHRCGLIEGSFVPDEPIRDLRDLTRYLRKLKQNATQEKNRIHKILQDANIKLTTYVSDLFGVSGRALLDSIVNGEVLEVHEVRKLVHTRLKMKVPSLVEAMNGRLRLHHRKMIRRHWDHLQYLESEMQTLEAEIEELVQPYMKEIELLDTIPGVSTDAAASIVAELGTDVSPFPSEAHLASWVGVCPANHESAGKKKVKRTNAGTEV; encoded by the coding sequence ATGGATGCCATTCGTGAACGTTGTGCTGGGTTGGATATTCATCAGGAGACGGTGGTGGTTTGTCTACTGAGTGGCCCCCTGGAGAAGAAACCCAAGTCCGTGATCGAGACGTTTGGAACCACGACCCGCGAGCTTTTGAGATTACAGGAGTGGCTGGAGCAGCAGGGATGTACCGAGATTGCCATGGAAAGTACAGGGGTCTTTTGGAAACCCGTGTGGAACATTCTAGAAAGCACCTGTACGATCACGCTGGCCAACCCGCAACGCATCCGCAATATGCCCGGGAAGAAGACCGACGTCAAGGATGCCGAGTGGATCGCCAAGCTCCACCGCTGCGGCTTGATTGAGGGAAGCTTTGTCCCGGACGAGCCCATCCGCGATTTGCGTGACCTTACCCGGTATCTGCGCAAGCTTAAGCAAAACGCGACGCAAGAAAAGAACCGGATTCACAAAATTCTACAAGATGCCAACATTAAACTGACCACGTATGTCTCCGATCTTTTTGGCGTTTCCGGTCGTGCGCTACTGGACTCGATTGTGAATGGCGAAGTGCTGGAGGTGCATGAGGTCCGCAAGCTGGTGCATACCCGGCTGAAGATGAAGGTGCCTTCACTGGTCGAAGCGATGAACGGCCGACTACGTCTGCATCACCGGAAGATGATCCGGCGTCATTGGGATCATTTGCAGTATCTGGAGAGTGAAATGCAGACGTTGGAAGCTGAAATTGAGGAACTGGTGCAACCATACATGAAGGAAATTGAACTGCTGGATACCATTCCAGGCGTGAGCACGGATGCCGCGGCGAGCATCGTGGCGGAACTGGGTACCGACGTGTCTCCTTTTCCAAGTGAAGCTCATCTGGCCTCTTGGGTCGGGGTGTGTCCAGCCAACCATGAGAGCGCCGGTAAAAAAAAAGTAAAAAGAACCAACGCGGGAACCGAGGTCTGA
- a CDS encoding MATE family efflux transporter, which yields MLKDSKADFYSKIYTIAIPVTLQSLIMALLTLTDQLMVGQLGDVAVASVGISIKIYGIITVVLAGLATGVSIYAAQFWGKKDEKSTAQLLGLGLFFGLGISIIFTLPVHFFPQFCLGLFTKDQRLITEGDIFLEITSLSYIPVMLTMIFSAILRATGHVKLPMMTSIVAVCINIVLNYLLIFGNFGFPEWGIKGAATSTLIARLFECCFIIAAAYKLRLPGVTHIRDWFGAPTALLSKFIRTTYPIVLTELIWVLGETVYAIIYSRMGTVEITAMTITYPLQSLSIGLLSGLSSAAGIMIGNKLGADEQDAALDFSKRFIKLGIFVSLGIGVLIAAIAPLYVSIFQVSEEAHHMGTRLVWVFAGFLWVKVANMILAGGILNSGGDSKFVFAMEAAATWLIGVPSGLLMSFVWKQPVFLVYMILSLEEVVRLSIGLARIHSRKWMKNLVAEISA from the coding sequence ATGTTAAAAGATTCAAAGGCGGATTTTTATAGTAAAATCTATACCATTGCAATTCCTGTAACCCTGCAAAGCCTGATTATGGCACTGCTAACCTTAACCGATCAGCTGATGGTCGGACAACTCGGCGATGTAGCCGTTGCATCAGTAGGGATTTCCATTAAAATATACGGGATCATAACTGTAGTATTGGCAGGGCTGGCTACAGGAGTATCCATTTATGCCGCGCAGTTCTGGGGAAAGAAGGATGAGAAAAGCACTGCCCAGCTGCTGGGATTGGGATTGTTTTTTGGTCTGGGAATCTCCATTATTTTTACGCTGCCTGTTCATTTCTTCCCGCAATTCTGTCTCGGCTTGTTTACGAAGGACCAGCGGCTGATCACAGAGGGGGATATTTTTCTGGAAATCACCTCCCTGAGCTATATTCCTGTCATGCTGACGATGATATTTTCCGCAATATTGCGCGCTACAGGACATGTGAAGCTCCCTATGATGACCAGCATCGTTGCAGTATGTATTAACATTGTACTTAACTATCTGCTCATCTTCGGGAACTTCGGCTTCCCGGAATGGGGGATAAAAGGAGCAGCAACTTCTACTCTGATCGCCCGTTTATTTGAATGCTGCTTCATTATTGCGGCTGCCTATAAGCTTCGCCTGCCTGGAGTAACCCATATCCGTGACTGGTTCGGGGCTCCCACAGCCTTGCTGTCAAAGTTCATCCGCACCACCTATCCGATCGTATTAACCGAGCTGATTTGGGTACTCGGTGAAACGGTATATGCGATTATTTACAGCCGGATGGGAACTGTAGAAATAACCGCAATGACGATAACCTATCCGCTCCAAAGCTTAAGCATCGGGTTATTATCCGGGCTCTCCAGCGCAGCCGGTATTATGATTGGAAACAAGCTAGGGGCCGACGAGCAGGACGCAGCACTGGATTTTTCGAAGCGGTTCATTAAGCTGGGGATTTTTGTATCCCTTGGGATAGGTGTATTGATCGCCGCAATTGCACCTTTGTATGTATCCATCTTTCAGGTGTCAGAGGAAGCGCATCACATGGGCACCCGTCTAGTATGGGTATTCGCCGGGTTTCTGTGGGTAAAGGTTGCCAACATGATCCTGGCGGGCGGTATTCTCAACAGCGGCGGTGACAGCAAGTTCGTATTTGCAATGGAAGCCGCTGCAACATGGCTGATCGGTGTTCCTTCCGGATTATTAATGTCATTTGTCTGGAAGCAGCCTGTGTTTCTGGTATATATGATTTTGTCATTGGAAGAAGTGGTTAGGCTTAGCATCGGATTGGCGCGAATTCACTCCAGGAAATGGATGAAAAATCTGGTTGCTGAAATCTCTGCGTAA
- a CDS encoding alpha-amylase family protein, producing MIRHNHRVNRMLDYFADCRFHNTAPIWIPALWNECGYVSTLDSKDGEILVEPARFMVKHLQYLLELSSDYAHIGQADLDDSVIYCSLLRYSSAWDYTHTGNIQSGTFLKFMILLPLLKKMNVNILYLLPVTRYSNLNLKGDIGSPYAVYNLFDLDENLHDPLLDGMENLTIHDELATLVEACHLLDIKVVLDLIPRVGARDNVLLAEHPDWFYWIDLNALPGFQPPHIAGLEFFTECTPDKLETIYRSKDTLSFLNQFRLPPNELDPDRWNDLKKRALESGESLLPLIEQEMGITPAPAHSDWINDVQPIWTDIAFFRLYKDPSPLVRPYLPEGQPPYVLFDTIKCNIYPGEEPNQELWDTLIEAASFQLKTYNIDGFRVDIGHTLPVPLLQSMFKMIKDMKPAAILISEDLFNRNHREAAKTGYNVMLGSGWNIMTDIRVERLQDYLRELPELQIHVFACSETADTPRITSRGGTELARLMTVFNYFLPNGIPYLTTGMEVYEEQPLNCGLGDNTGGADIPKAFFNTMAINWASKSTLLPLLEQLQQMKRQHANLLKPANFYLSDSQGDILIYSYYLKDELFSACFNLNPDQEQTLRTELIYPGHKQTSLLLESERGGWNRLSSEGIYEMRPYQALVLYTELIK from the coding sequence ATGATCAGACATAACCATAGAGTAAACCGGATGCTTGACTATTTTGCAGACTGCCGGTTTCACAACACAGCACCCATCTGGATACCTGCGTTGTGGAACGAGTGCGGCTATGTATCGACATTGGATAGCAAGGATGGCGAAATTCTTGTTGAACCGGCAAGATTTATGGTTAAACATCTGCAGTACTTGCTGGAGTTGTCTTCTGATTATGCTCATATCGGCCAGGCAGATTTAGATGATAGTGTCATTTATTGCTCCTTGCTCCGTTATTCCTCGGCCTGGGATTATACTCATACCGGGAATATCCAATCCGGAACATTCCTGAAATTTATGATTCTGCTGCCTTTGCTGAAAAAAATGAATGTCAATATCCTGTATCTGCTGCCTGTCACCCGGTACAGCAATTTGAATCTCAAGGGGGATATTGGTTCACCGTATGCAGTGTACAACCTGTTTGATTTGGATGAGAATTTACATGACCCGTTGCTGGACGGCATGGAGAACCTGACCATCCACGATGAGCTGGCGACCTTGGTCGAGGCCTGCCATCTGCTGGATATCAAAGTTGTGCTGGATTTAATCCCCCGGGTGGGTGCCCGGGACAATGTTTTATTAGCCGAACACCCGGACTGGTTTTATTGGATTGATCTGAACGCGCTGCCCGGATTCCAGCCCCCGCATATTGCCGGATTGGAATTCTTCACAGAGTGCACACCGGACAAGCTGGAAACCATTTACCGCAGCAAGGATACCTTATCTTTTCTGAATCAGTTCCGTCTGCCGCCAAATGAACTGGACCCGGACCGCTGGAACGACCTCAAAAAACGCGCGCTTGAGTCCGGCGAGTCCCTGTTGCCATTGATCGAACAGGAGATGGGCATAACGCCGGCTCCCGCCCATTCGGATTGGATTAATGATGTTCAGCCGATCTGGACGGACATTGCCTTTTTTCGCCTGTACAAGGACCCCTCGCCATTGGTCCGGCCTTATTTGCCTGAGGGTCAACCCCCATATGTGCTCTTCGATACGATCAAGTGCAATATTTATCCGGGGGAAGAGCCGAATCAGGAATTATGGGACACGCTGATAGAGGCTGCCAGCTTCCAGCTGAAAACGTATAACATTGATGGTTTCCGGGTGGATATCGGACACACGCTCCCGGTCCCCTTGCTGCAATCTATGTTTAAGATGATCAAAGATATGAAGCCGGCAGCGATTCTGATCAGCGAGGATTTATTCAACCGCAATCACCGGGAAGCGGCAAAAACCGGATACAATGTGATGTTAGGCAGCGGCTGGAATATTATGACCGATATCCGTGTCGAACGTTTGCAGGATTACTTGCGGGAGCTTCCGGAATTGCAGATACATGTGTTTGCCTGCTCGGAGACGGCGGATACCCCGCGCATTACAAGCCGTGGCGGAACAGAACTGGCCCGGCTGATGACGGTGTTCAATTATTTCCTGCCGAACGGGATTCCCTATCTGACTACAGGAATGGAAGTTTATGAGGAGCAGCCCCTCAATTGCGGTCTCGGGGATAATACCGGCGGTGCGGATATTCCAAAAGCTTTTTTCAATACCATGGCTATCAACTGGGCCAGTAAATCAACATTACTGCCGCTTCTGGAGCAATTGCAGCAGATGAAGAGACAGCATGCTAATCTGCTGAAGCCTGCGAACTTCTATCTTTCCGACTCACAGGGCGATATTTTGATTTACTCATACTATTTGAAAGATGAACTGTTCAGCGCCTGTTTTAATTTGAACCCGGATCAAGAGCAAACCTTGCGGACTGAGCTGATCTATCCGGGCCACAAACAGACAAGCCTGCTGCTGGAAAGCGAACGGGGCGGCTGGAACCGGCTCAGCAGTGAAGGAATCTATGAAATGCGGCCATATCAAGCTTTGGTCCTGTATACGGAACTCATCAAATGA
- a CDS encoding nuclear transport factor 2 family protein, which translates to MALNNQNELVLKATAVLESLASGDPGAITNYIHPDQYIQHNQALPDGRAAMLGAFDHLQEIGTKVSIKRTLADGDYVVLHSEYDFFGPKIGIDIFRFENGLIVEHWDNLQASVDKTPSGHTMIDGPATIKDIDKTDANKVYVKSYVENILFGKNPDLLASYFAGDHYIQHSPHIADGLSGVVAAMQGLKEKNIEFQYTHLHQVIGQGDFVLTVSEGLFDGQHTSFYDLFRVEDGKIAEHWDVIEAILPAEKRKNQNSRF; encoded by the coding sequence ATGGCATTAAACAATCAAAATGAGCTTGTACTTAAGGCAACCGCTGTGCTGGAAAGTTTAGCGAGCGGTGATCCCGGAGCGATTACGAATTACATTCATCCGGATCAATATATTCAGCACAACCAGGCTTTACCCGATGGCCGTGCGGCTATGCTGGGTGCATTTGATCATTTACAGGAAATCGGTACAAAGGTAAGCATTAAGCGCACTTTAGCCGACGGAGATTATGTTGTCCTTCATTCTGAATATGATTTCTTTGGCCCCAAAATCGGTATTGATATTTTCCGGTTTGAGAATGGACTGATCGTCGAACATTGGGACAATTTGCAAGCTAGTGTGGACAAGACACCCAGCGGTCATACGATGATTGACGGACCGGCGACGATTAAGGATATCGATAAAACGGATGCGAACAAAGTATACGTCAAAAGCTATGTCGAGAATATCTTGTTTGGGAAGAACCCGGACCTGCTTGCCTCTTATTTTGCCGGGGATCACTACATTCAGCATAGTCCGCATATTGCAGACGGCCTTTCCGGTGTCGTTGCCGCAATGCAGGGACTGAAGGAGAAAAATATAGAATTTCAATATACTCATCTTCATCAGGTTATCGGACAAGGCGATTTTGTGCTTACAGTGAGTGAAGGCCTCTTTGATGGTCAGCATACCTCTTTTTACGATTTGTTCCGCGTAGAGGATGGAAAGATCGCCGAGCATTGGGACGTAATCGAGGCGATCCTGCCGGCAGAAAAACGAAAAAATCAGAACAGTAGATTTTAA